In Megalopta genalis isolate 19385.01 chromosome 7, iyMegGena1_principal, whole genome shotgun sequence, a single window of DNA contains:
- the LOC117225230 gene encoding uncharacterized protein LOC117225230, translating into MNTEVNRESAATPEVCRVGIRIPPFWPDRPEIWFNQIEAQFTISGITADSTKFCHVMAQLDAKYAVEVWDIFTASPETDKYETLKRALIRRMSASESKKILRLFGQEEIGDRTPSQFLRHMQSLAGETMTETCLKTLWANRLPAMAKAIINAQIGLPLDVLADIADRIHEGTASNQVASVSTARKDPLDQVLYRLDQIEARMAERDRSRPPKRSNRPNYRSRSKSKERRRSASPKNRDHCWYHQVFGAQSTKCRPPCTYSAGNARAH; encoded by the coding sequence atgaataccGAAGTGAACCGCGAGAGTGCCGCGACGCCGGAGGTTTGCCGCGTAGGTATACGCATACCGCCGTTCTGGCCGGACCGACCAGAGATCTGGTTCAACCAAATTGAGGCGCAGTTCACGATAAGCGGCATCACGGCAGATAGCACCAAATTTTGCCATGTGATGGCCCAACTCGATGCCAAATACGCAGTGGAGGTATGGGACATCTTCACGGCGTCCCCGGAAACCGACAAATATGAGACGCTCAAACGGGCGCTCATACGACGCATGTCCGCCTCGGAAAGCAAGAAAATTTTAAGACTTTTCGGGCAGGAGGAAATCGGCGACCGTACACCGTCCCAGTTCCTACGGCACATGCAGAGTCTGGCCGGGGAAACAATGACGGAGACCTGCCTCAAGACACTGTGGGCCAACAGGCTGCCGGCGATGGCGAAAGCCATCATCAATGCGCAAATTGGTCTGCCACTCGACGTGCTGGCGGACATAGCGGACCGGATCCACGAAGGAACAGCCAGCAACCAAGTGGCCAGCGTCTCGACGGCGCGGAAGGATCCGCTGGACCAGGTGCTCTACCGATTGGATCAAATAGAGGCGCGGATGGCGGAACGAGACCGGTCGCGTCCGCCGAAGAGATCCAACCGGCCTAATTACCGTAGTCGCTCGAAATCCAAAGAGCGGCGTCGGAGCGCGTCCCCCAAGAACAGGGACCACTGCTGGTACCACCAGGTGTTCGGGGCGCAATCGACGAAATGCAGGCCGCCGTGTACGTACAGCGCGGGAAATGCACGGGCCCACTGA